The Pochonia chlamydosporia 170 chromosome 1, whole genome shotgun sequence genome window below encodes:
- a CDS encoding GTPase activating protein (similar to Coccidioides immitis RS XP_001247694.1): MSLQGGDGASPDHQEKKVPRPSSAASSSPDTGGEQDSFEDAVDNADSTVDTVDAGSVRSLTKRSVSVTKSLSSQIDVDDRDKKSAKDESLDPNKPESKPSSRRTSSPLSQRISNTSNLDNVNLDDDDPSKSDGPQSPSEKELTSKTLSLSSITNALPAMPWSPSGESPSKSPGPSLNAVASPPPQPAPGPPTRKLTSPFSWLSRNSTSKDKDSSTSPPAQPSGRRNTASSIATLTSNPEMMLSKLEEENEGANGVNGNQRESLKDRFKALRMREEAGIQVIPGEGDGQGDALGLVSPGGETVPGDKGQLPPVPSPNNELPPGTVSGVNAGPSAMQEAQVDWDLWQSVVYEGPAAVARTSPEELNKAIATGIPNAIRGVIWQVLAQSKNEHLETLYKELVDKGTDKEKRNSGGSTTASSTNSGNAASTNGDAVKSSSSSVHSNQSAGNGSASPRSEKSQEAIAKLQAASAAEKKKKQKEDAAALQKLEKVIRRDLGARTSYSKYAAAAGLQDGLFGVCKAYALYDEGVGYAQGMNFLIMPLLFNMPEDEAFCLLVRLMHQYHLRDLFIQDMPGLHMHLYQFERLLEDLEPALYCHLHRRGISPHLYATQWFLTLFAYRFPLQLVLRIYDLILSEGLSAVLRFGIVLMQKNASTLLEISDMQQLTTHLKDKLFDVYIDKDPSQGSILENGFFGSSSSSMDKEVYRADQLVRDACEVKITPEVLKMYTTEWEEKTKADKDREAELQDLRMANQNFAVQVRKLEERVQACDTEQAALATELVHTKVENEELRDENESMKGQVKELRNVIEKQPEEIEEKWKLERDDLMKRNGKVHEENEKLEKELAELEEELVQTKMRYAEINDQHEALNRRWADMKRQFAT; encoded by the exons ATGTCGCTGCAGGGCGGCGACGGTGCCTCTCCTGACCATCAGGAGAAAAAGGTGCCGAGACCTTCGTCGGCGGCCAGCTCGAGCCCAGATACG GGTGGAGAGCAGGATTCATTCGAAGATGCTGTAGACAATGCAGATAGCACGGTTGACACAGTTGACGCGGGATCTGTACGCTCATTGACAAAACGATCCGTTTCGGTTACGAAAAGCCTGTCGAGCCAAATCGATGTAGATGACAGGGACAAGAAAAGCGCCAAGGACGAGTCCCTGGACCCCAACAAGCCAGAATCCAAACCAAGCTCTCGCCGGACATCATCGCCGCTTTCACAACGCATATCGAACACGTCGAATCTGGACAATGTGAAtctggacgacgacgacccTTCGAAGTCAGATG GACCGCAAAGTCCATCTGAAAAGGAGCTTACCAGCAAGACTTTGTCACTGAGCAGCATAACAAATGCCCTCCCAGCTATGCCTTGGTCACCATCGGGTGAATCTCCGTCGAAGAGCCCTGGTCCTTCACTCAACGCAGTCGCCTCTCCCCCACCACAACCGGCACCAGGGCCTCCTACCCGAAAACTGACAAGCCCATTCTCCTGGTTATCACGAAACTCTACAagcaaggacaaggataGCTCCACATCTCCACCTGCTCAGCCATCTGGTCGAAGGAACACCGCAAGCTCCATTGCTACCTTGACAAGCAACCCCGAAATGATGCTCAGCAAACTTGAAGAGGAAAATGAAGGAGCCAATGGGGTCAATGGTAACCAGCGTGAGAGCCTGAAAGACAGGTTTAAAGCTCTGCGAATGCGCGAGGAAGCTGGTATACAGGTAATTCCTGGTGAGGGTGACGGGCAGGGTGATGCGCTCGGGCTCGTTAGCCCAGGCGGTGAGACCGTGCCGGGCGACAAGGGCCAACTCCCTCCAGTGCCCAGTCCCAATAATGAATTGCCGCCTGGCACAGTATCTGGAGTCAATGCCGGACCTTCAGCAatgcaagaagctcaagtggACTGGGACCTTTGGCAGTCAGTTGTCTATGAAGGCCCGGCCGCTGTAGCCCGAACTAGCCCCGAGGAGTTGAACAAGGCGATAGCCACAGGTATTCCAAATGCAATCCGTGGAGTTATTTGGCAAGTCCTTGCGCAGAGCAAAAATGAGCATCTTGAAACTCTGTACAAGGAACTTGTCGACAAAGGCACGGACAAGGAAAAACGGAATAGCGGCGGCAGTACAACCGCGAGCTCAACCAACAGTGGCAACGCTGCCAGCACTAATGGTGACGCGGTGAaatcttcttcgtcatccgtCCATTCGAATCAATCcgctggcaatggcagtgCCTCACCCAGAAGCGAGAAGAGCCAAGAAGCGATTGCAAAGTTGCAGGCTGCCTCGGCGgctgaaaagaaaaagaagcagaaagagGATGCAGCTGCACTACAGAAGCTCGAGAAAGTTATCCGACGAGACTTGGGTGCGAGAACGAGCTATTCCAAGTATGCTGCGGCTGCAGGCCTCCAAGATGGCCtatttggtgtttgcaaAGCATATGCCCTTTACGACGAGGGTGTTGGATATGCACAAGGCATGAATTTCCTGATTATGCCATTGCTGTTCAAT ATGCCCGAGGACGAGGCATTCTGTCTGCTCGTTCGGTTGATGCACCAATACCACCTACGAGATCTATTTATCCAGGATATGCCTGGACTGCACATGCATCTATATCAATTTGAGCGACTGCTGGAAGATTTGGAGCCGGCGCTGTACTGCCACTTGCATCGCCGTGGCATCTCCCCGCACCTTTATGCAACACAATGGTTCCTCACCCTTTTCGCCTACCGCTTCCCTCTTCAACTTGTGCTACGTATTTATGACCTGATCCTGTCTGAGGGCTTGTCTGCTGTCTTACGGTTCGGTATCGTGCTGATGCAAAAGAATGCCAGTACGCTGTTGGAAATATCCGATATGCAACAACTTACAACACACTTGAAGGATAAACTTTTTGATGTATATATCGACAAAGATCCCAGCCAGGGTAGCATTCTTGAGAACGGATTTTTCGGAAGCTCGAGTTCAAGCATGGACAAGGAGGTGTATAGAGCAGACCAGCTTGTCCGAGACGCGTGTGAGGTCAAGATCACACCAGAGGTATTGAAGATGTATACTACCGAATGGGAGGAAAAGACCAAGGCCGACAAGGATCGTGAAGCAGAATTGCAAGATTTGAGAATGGCCAATCAGAACTTCGCTGTCCAAGTGCGCAAGTTGGAGGAGCGAGTTCAAGCTTGTGACACGGAGCAAGCGGCCCTTGCCACGGAGCTCGTTCATACCAAAGTTGAGAATGAGGAGCTACGAGACGAAAACGAGAGCATGAAAGGCCAGGTCAAAGAGCTGAGAAACgtgattgagaagcagcCCGAAGAAATTGAGGAGAAGTGGAAGCTGGAGCGTGACGACCTGATGAAGCGAAATGGAAAGGTACAtgaagaaaacgaaaaaCTGGAAAAAGAATTGGCCGAgcttgaggaggagctggtgCAGACAAAGATGCGGTATGCTGAG ATCAACGACCAGCACGAAGCACTCAACCGCAGATGGGCGGACATGAAGCGCCAATTCGCAACGTAG
- a CDS encoding 40S ribosomal protein S8 (similar to Metarhizium acridum CQMa 102 XP_007811987.1), protein MGISRDSRHKRSASGAKRAFYRKKRAFEAGRQGANTRIGAKRIHTVRTRGGNHKYRALRLDSGNFAWASEGCTRKTRVIAVAYHPSNNELVRTNTLTRSAVVQVDAAPFRQWYEAHYGQPIGRRRQKAQAAKEGKVEEEAKKSKAVEKKQAERYAAHGKVDAAVEKQFEAGRLYAIISSRPGQSGRCDGYILEGEELAFYQRKLHK, encoded by the exons ATGGGTATCTCTCGTGACTCCCGCCACAAGCGCTCCGCCTCCGGTGCCAAGCGTGCCTTCTACC GGAAGAAGCGCGCTTTCGAAGCTGGCCGCCAGGGTGCCAACACCCGTATCGGAGCCAAGCGCATCCACACCGTCCGCACCCGCGGCGGCAACCACAAGTACCGTGCTCTGCGTCTCGACTCGGGCAACTTCGCCTGGGCGTCCGAGGGCTGCACCCGCAAGACGCGTGTCATCGCCGTCGCCTACCACCCTTCCAACAACGAGCTCGTCCGCACCAACACCCTGACCCGCAGCGCCGTCGTCCAGGTCGACGCCGCCCCCTTCCGACAATGGTACGAGGCCCACTACGGCCAGCCCATCGGCCGTAGACGCCAGAAGGCCCAGGCCGCCAAGGAGGGCaaggtcgaggaggaggccaagaagagcaaggccgtcgagaagaagcaggccgAGCGCTATGCTGCCCACGGCAAGGTCGACGCCGCTGTTGAGAAGCAGTTCGAGGCTGGTCGCTTGTATGCCATTATTTCCAGCCGTCCCGGTCAGTCTGGCCGCTGTGATGGTTACATCTTGGAGGGTGAGGAGCTTGCCTTCTACCAGCGTAAGCTGCACAAGTAA